A single region of the Pseudorhodoplanes sp. genome encodes:
- a CDS encoding Rid family hydrolase, with amino-acid sequence MSNPKSPHVEVLRSNAVLTKGLPFPDGVRVGDLVILSGQIGIRPGTLELVPGGIEAETRRTFENLTLALAAHGLSLGDIVRVQVMLADMGEWQRFNQVYLEFFPDAAPARSAFGATGLALGARVEVEAFAVRR; translated from the coding sequence ATGTCAAATCCGAAAAGCCCGCACGTGGAAGTGCTGCGCTCGAACGCAGTGCTGACGAAGGGCCTGCCGTTTCCTGACGGCGTGCGCGTCGGCGATCTCGTGATCCTGTCGGGCCAGATCGGCATCAGGCCGGGCACGCTGGAGCTGGTGCCGGGCGGCATCGAGGCGGAGACGCGGCGAACGTTCGAGAACCTGACGCTGGCGCTGGCCGCGCATGGCCTGTCGCTTGGCGACATCGTGCGGGTGCAGGTGATGCTCGCCGACATGGGCGAATGGCAGCGTTTCAATCAGGTCTATCTGGAATTCTTCCCGGACGCGGCGCCGGCGCGCAGCGCCTTCGGCGCGACCGGACTCGCGCTCGGCGCACGGGTGGAAGTGGAAGCTTTTGCTGTGAGGCGATAG